The DNA sequence GCATATCCTCCCAATTACAAAGAAAATGCCAATGGTACTAAACCGGCAGGCAAAACAGTTATTCATTTCATTGAATTTATTGATTACAAGTAAGATTGACTCTAGTTAGATTATATCTTAATTGGGTTTTAAGAACTGTTGAATACATAGATAACTAGCTAATTTGATAAAGCCTTGTTAGATCATCATCTCATCACTTGTCATCTTAATTAATCAGTAAACCATGTGCGCAACAAACCCTTCAAATCCTACTTCCCTATTTCTTGTCTATAGTGTTTTTACACCCAATCAAGTACAGAGGTTTGATCAAGACATCATCATTTATTTGTGCTGTAAAGCTTCAAGTACGGAGTTACTTGAACCAAACTAATCATATAGACAATTCATATCGTTTGATGTGGAGCGCACATATATACATATTGAGCCTGAACGTAAAGCGACCAAAAATCTTGCAAGTTGTAGTGCAAGGCTTCACATATATACTGATGCAAGATTTCATCTCAAGTCAGTCAGTCATTCAAACAATTTCATGATCAGGAAGTGACCTTATAAAGAGACATCTGATATGAAGATAAGAAAGGGGGAAAAAAGCAAAAGCTAGAAGAGTGAAAAGATTGTCTGAACTTCAATATTCCATGGAGACCTTTCAATTTCCCACCAAGCTTAAGCAAACGGCTCCATCTGTATATGCAACACAACAGCTAGCTGGTCTAGGATACATAGCTTAGCTTTTTCATTCCCATAAAACATGATTATGTGGTCCTCAATCACCACTTTGATTAAGTCTTTGATATATATGAATTCATGGACGTTAATTTATAAAGGTCTAATAGCCTTAAGATTCCTTGGATAGTTATCCATGTGATCGACATGGTCAAGAACACTAAGTTGTGCCCTCCCATTAGGGCTCTATttagaaaagcaaaagcaacaaACCCTTCAAATCATacttcccttttcttcttctccaacaccaaaattttcttttatatatttgtTCTGGTACCTCACTTTGTGGGGAGCCCTAACTAGAACCCACATGGATTGCTggactttctttttcttctgctgCAAAATGTGTCGCAGCTATGGAGCCCCATGCCTTGTTCCATATACAAACAACCAAAGCCGAGATTGGTAAGTGCTTGATATATTCTACCAAACTGAACCAAATGGGATCCTCTTTTGCTTTGTGCCATTAGCAAATTAGGCAAGAACAACTTCTTCTTTAAAGCCGGGTATCGTTCACATGAGGCCTACTATACTATGGATCCCAAAGtcggagaaaaataaaaacaaggcaGATGTGATGCAAAGCTGAAAGTCTGATCTCCCATTATCACTTTTGTGCAAGCAACAAAAGCTATATGGCAGTTGCAGCTTTGCCATTAAGGAATCAACCGAATAAAATACTAGGTTGCCAAACTATAACTAAAAGGAAATTAAGGGTGTAGAacattataattatgtttatcGAAGATTCGAAGTATATGTATTAACCTTACAACGCATACACAAACGTAAACAAACATATATGTAGAATCTATGGGCTTAATTGCCAAATTATTTAATCAACGATTGAAAATAAGCCATCTCGATCTTATTAAGGAAGAGAATGCTTGTTCCTTTAAAATTATTAAAGAAAGCAAGAACTGCTATAGTTCTACAAAAGTAGCTCGCATAGATAAATTCTACTTAACTTATCCATATATACGTATACATGTGAGTGGAGATTTCCATGGAAGTACTAGTATAAGTAAGTACATCGGTTAGTATTATTGACAAATCTATGTATGGGCTTTGCATAACCAAATCTCATAACTTGGTGATATATTATCAGATGGGGCAAATTTGTTCGATAAGCACTTCAATGATATGAAGCCTGAGACATGCTATTACGTTTTCTTGCACCCACAAACTTAATACGAACCTCTGTTAGCTCTCATTGCTATTATGCCAATGTCATTTTCATGTTTCTAAGATAAGATACACGTAGAGACATGACTTTTAATAAACCTACAAGATTTTTGAATTCAAAACGTTTTTGATGTGTATACACAAATGAGTGAACAAGTATGTACCAAGTTTCAATATCCATACCGCAAGGTTCGTAGGAGAATGCAACACTCCACTAGTGTGTTAATTTTCATCTTTATCTTAACACAAATGTATGTACTTTTTAGTTAATTTAAGAATATTATGAATTTGTATTACTTTTTATGTGTAATAAAAGTCTGAATGAGTACGTAATAAGTCTTGATCTCTATATCAAAGCATCATAACAGAATCCACCCATCTTATTCCTTTCGTTTCTTCATCCTCGATcaattccttttccaattcccTTGACGATTCTATTGAACTACAGATTCCCTACTACTCTACAAACCTTGAGATCGACTCATGATCTGATTCTCTCATATTAAACCCCAATTTGTTCTACCCAGACCACCCTCAAATCAACAATAATTAAAAAAGGTCAATGAAAACGAGCACGTAATTATTCAGTTGATTCTAGACGATCTCACCACTGTAACCTGAAAACGACCCAAATTATTTTTAGGTGGCCCATAATTCACGCAAAACTAAATTATAACTAGTTCCCCATCACCATCTtattactgtttactcccttTAATTAACCATTATTTCCTTTGTGgtcacaacaaaaacaaagtttATTATTTTAACCCACCAAAAAGTAAAGTCATTGCAGTACGTCACTTGCAGTGTTCATCAGTGGTTGGTTCTTCTCCCTCAATCATTACTATATCTCCGATCAATCACCCACCGGCTTCGTGCCTCCGACCGACTGGACTCGACTCGGCTCGGCCTAAGCCGACGTCAGCAACTCTCCCTTACTCATTGGCTCTTTGCCCCTTCGGCTTATGCCTTTTCGACACGTGTCTCCACTGGAACGGCAACTAGTCCTTCGTTGTTTCTTCACGACTAAGCTTAAAACGCTAGTCTCTTTCACGGGCCCTCGAAGGGCTTACGTCATCCCTTTTCTAAAAGCTCGCGGCCCACTCCTATAGTGCCGCCTGACTCAAAAGCTAAGAGCTGTACAGACACGGCTTGCTTCAGTCACATATTTTCGGACGGAAATACCCTTACTGAGGAGGTGGTATTACTCGTTTTGCCCGGGCCGGTGGGGCTTTAAATATGGGACTCCTACGCTTCGTTTCTTCCCtttcctcctcctccctccctcccttagTAATTTCGAGCTTCTGTCCAGTTAAGCCATGTTGTCTACTATTCCCGCCATGCTTCCTTCAGAAACCCTTCTTCATTTTCCGGCTTTCGATCCCGGGTTCAACCCCGGGGGCTTTACCCCGTGGGAGTCGGAACTTTGTCCGGCTATCAAGTATTCCCCCAAACCCGTAATCTCCAACCCCAGTTCAGATGCTGACCAAACCCCATCCCCCAATCCGGTCATTTCCAGCTCCGGTTCGGATGACGACCCAAACCGGCCGGGCCGGTCCGGCCCAGACCATGCGAAGTCATGCCCGATTAACGGCTCGAAGCGTACGGTGTCGGTTTCGCCGGTGGACGAGCGGAAGCGGAGGCGGATGATATCGAACCGGGAGTCGGCGAGGCGGTCGAGGATGCGAAAACAAAAGCACATAGAAAACCTAAGGACACAGGTCAACAGGCTTAGAATTGAGAACCGGGAACTGAACAACCGGCTCCGGTTTGTCATTTACCATTTTCAGAGGGTACATACGGACAACGATATGCTCCGAGCCGAGCACACGATGCTCCAACAGAAGTTATCGGACATACGccaaattttggttttccggCAACTCCAGCACATGTCATCTGCATGGCCATGCGATACCGTTATTACAGAACAAACGCATCACTAATCACGTAATTGATGATATTTATAATCGATATAAACGTCATTAATTTTCCGTAAAACGAAAAATCAAAGAGCCATCCCTCTCTTCCTCTCGTCATTATCTAGATTGCTCtgtaaattatatataaattaaagcTGCTAAAGTGAATGAGTGGGGTAGGtctttttggtgatttttggcaACAAAAGTGGGTTTGGAAAATGATGGTTTTTCTTGTGGAGACCCTGGGGGTTACtatattatatattttgtaaaaaaaaaaaaattagccaattaTGTTTTGTTTGTGGAATCATTTTGTAGCTTCTTCTTGTTTGGTATTACCAAATCGATCTTTTCATTCAAGCTCCACTAGTCTCCAATATGTTTCATATAATGTGTCGGTCACGGTCACACTGAAACTTGTGCCAATGTGCTGCCAATGTTTCCATTACATATCGATATCGTGCTACTTAGTTTATAACTACGGATGTCCTTGATAATATATGATGAAAGCACTAACCTAAAAATGGAGGGAGACGTATGAAATTACGAATGGATCTTATCGGAAAAGGAATTTATGGAAACGAATATTCTAAGGTTAAGATTGTCTTTAAAACATATAAACTACTTCCTTTATTAGATGTAAAGACTAAAGAGATGCCAAAATCAACAGTCAAGCAATGGTCTTCTACttttttagggttttacttTTGAATAGTGACTAATGATGGAGGTATCACGCTTACCCATTAATCATGTCTATCACAATTGCTTAAAAAACAATTCATGTCTATCATAAAGATGAACTCCCACAGTCCCACTTAATCTATTAGAGAAAATCTTGCTAACAGTGTATGAAATAAAGCTCATTATAAATTTTATATGGGTCCTTAATCTAAAAcaccaaaataagaaaagatCCCACTTatcccagcaacagatttttattcccaccttCACAGTTTAACGTTAAATAACCATTTTGCCCTAagcctaattaataaattacaacattgccactctctctctctctctctctctctctctctctctctctctctctctctctctctctcgcttcaAATCGAGGTCAAGTGACTCGCTGTACCAGTAAAACGTGCCGGCCGGCGACGTCGAGCTTAAAGTCAGAAGAAATCGACATCGAGCTTCGGTGCAGGAGCAGTATGATTCGGCACGACGAGGTGGATGTGGCGATCGAAGTCAGTGGCTACTCCGACGAGGACTGGAGGTTCGGAGAGGTGAGAGAGGTCGGCGGAGAGCTCCGGAGGTGATTCGATCCAGTGGTTTTGGTCTGACTATTGAttggggtgcccaaatcaatttctagttttttttttttttttttttttttttttctgtaatcaaagttttatttgtctaaatttagggatattagttctcattctagcaactgaaagtcctattggggggcaatagacgtctattggggggcaatacatggctgatagttatctattggggggcaatacatggctaatagtcttctattgggggcaatagacatctattaaggggcaataaacgtctattgcccttctATTAGGGGACAATAGATGTCtgttgggggcaaaaaaactttccggtgagattttcagcaaatttcggtgggcggcagccggtgaccggattcaggCGGCCGGTGGCTGGACTCCGGCGGTCGGTGATCGGGCTCTGGCGAATTCtctcatggtttctctctcttccattctctctctctctctctctctctctctctctctctctctctaagtaacaaaagggtgaggataaaatggtattaaaaaaattaaaaaacaaaaaaaaaatcttaatggggtattagggaagacctccttagagtgttttggataagagagaattaaaaaaacttaatagggtaagtgggaaaaaaatctctaaaaatggtgtaaatggacaaaaacccatttTATATACTTAAAGTTATAAATCATTCACTTTAGTACACGAATTTATTAGTCCGACACAGAGCCGGACTTGACATGAGACCCGTGAGTCAGCCGTCTCATGCTCAGTGTCTCGTCggggcctaatttttttttcttggggatattaaaaaaattattatgtaAATCAAATGTAAATCTTTTACTAAACAATAAGATTGGTT is a window from the Rosa chinensis cultivar Old Blush chromosome 2, RchiOBHm-V2, whole genome shotgun sequence genome containing:
- the LOC112187113 gene encoding light-inducible protein CPRF2, encoding MLSTIPAMLPSETLLHFPAFDPGFNPGGFTPWESELCPAIKYSPKPVISNPSSDADQTPSPNPVISSSGSDDDPNRPGRSGPDHAKSCPINGSKRTVSVSPVDERKRRRMISNRESARRSRMRKQKHIENLRTQVNRLRIENRELNNRLRFVIYHFQRVHTDNDMLRAEHTMLQQKLSDIRQILVFRQLQHMSSAWPCDTVITEQTHH